From a single Drosophila sulfurigaster albostrigata strain 15112-1811.04 chromosome 3, ASM2355843v2, whole genome shotgun sequence genomic region:
- the LOC133844908 gene encoding NF-kappa-B essential modulator isoform X3 has translation MQGYYKITQKWREEASGREEAYKQKLQECQFQIDKLTEENRQLKKDVDANLEQMRLVENIRQKEHDELRQSVSEKSSLISNMRVEIDKLQQHQVPSFEYVPEAVTTESEYIKREEHELQVKDLKRQMSQLLAENLEINDMKKTYIDEINCLKVNLTSAEELFNATRADVNNLKAKDLQKDEEIAYLKTQIDIYRRDFEMERADREKNAGEKEQYLVDLRALQRRNQELIEALAESHKNSKSSYTPSTSASTSTLRDEQRPVRVLDPTGAAAKTADTEFRCPICSKSFNALTVLQSHVNDCLDKN, from the exons ATGCAGGGATATTATAAAATTACCCAGAAGTGGCGAGAGGAAGCATCTGGAAGGGAAGAGGCATATAAACAAAAGCTACAGGAATGTCAATTCCAGATAGATAAATTAACTGAGGAAAACCGACAACTAAAAAAGGATGTTGACGCGAATTTGGAGCAAATGCGTCTGGTGGAAAATATCAGACAAAAGGAACACGATGAACTTCGTCAAAGTGTGTCGGAAAAATCTTCGTTAATAAGCAATATGCGTGTTGAAATTGATAaactgcaacaacatcaagta CCGTCCTTCGAGTACGTTCCTGAAGCTGTCACTACAGAATCTGAATATATTAAACGCGAGGAACATGAACTCCAAGTTAAAGATCTAAAACGTCAGATGTCACAATTATTGGCCGAAAATCTTGAAATCAATGATATG aaaaaaacatatattgaTGAGATCAACTGTTTAAAGGTCAACCTGACAAGTGCAGAAGAACTTTTTAATGCAACGCGCGCCGAtgtcaataatttaaaagctaagGATCTTCAAAAAGATGAAGAAATTGCATATTTGAAGACACAAATCGATATTTATAGAAGAGATTTTGAAATGGAACGCGCTGATCGGGAAAAGAATGCCGGTGAGAAGGAGCAATATTTAGTAGATTTGCGAGCATTGCAAAGACGTAACCAAGAGCTCATCGAGGCTCTGGCTGAATCgcacaaaaatagtaaatctAGCTATACGCCGTCAACATCAGCTAGCACGAGCACTTTACGAGATGAGCAGAGACCGGTAAGG GTGTTGGATCCAACAGGCGCAGCTGCAAAGACAGCGGATACTGAATTCCGTTGTCCGATCTGCTCGAAATCATTTAACGCATTAACTGTTCTGCAAAGTCATGTTAATGACTGTCTGGATAAAAATtaa
- the LOC133844908 gene encoding NF-kappa-B essential modulator isoform X1, translating into MAEEDSFVILGSSPLPSLYSHGNSLLHDALEYDGDENGETAVAATENTAAPVSLNQQNEIAELTKLNENSLPTTLPSEQNSLAASFLLGDVNPDVLKNSVYSQFPSLCSMQACAEDVVKLQTMMTEYVALKQTLDKVNNTMQGYYKITQKWREEASGREEAYKQKLQECQFQIDKLTEENRQLKKDVDANLEQMRLVENIRQKEHDELRQSVSEKSSLISNMRVEIDKLQQHQVPSFEYVPEAVTTESEYIKREEHELQVKDLKRQMSQLLAENLEINDMKKTYIDEINCLKVNLTSAEELFNATRADVNNLKAKDLQKDEEIAYLKTQIDIYRRDFEMERADREKNAGEKEQYLVDLRALQRRNQELIEALAESHKNSKSSYTPSTSASTSTLRDEQRPVRVLDPTGAAAKTADTEFRCPICSKSFNALTVLQSHVNDCLDKN; encoded by the exons ATGGCGGAAGAGGATTCGTTCGTTATTTTAGGCAGTTCCCCTCTGCCGTCGCTTTACTCTCATGGAAATTCTCTTCTACACGATGCCCTGGAGTATGATGGAGATGAAAATGGAGAAACCGCAGTGGCTGCGACAGAGAATACAGCTGCTCCTGTCAGTTTGAATcaacaaaacgaaattgcGGAactaacaaaattaaatgaaaacagcCTACCCACAACTTTGCCATCAGAGCAAAATTCATTGGCTGCCAGCTTCCTCTTGGGCGATGTTAATCCTGATGTGCTTAAG AACAGCGTATACTCACAATTTCCCAGTCTTTGCTCTATGCAAGCTTGTGCCGAGGATGTTGTAAAACTACAAACAATGATGACCGAATATGTGGCTCTAAAAC AAACTTTGGATAAAGTTAATAATACGATGCAGGGATATTATAAAATTACCCAGAAGTGGCGAGAGGAAGCATCTGGAAGGGAAGAGGCATATAAACAAAAGCTACAGGAATGTCAATTCCAGATAGATAAATTAACTGAGGAAAACCGACAACTAAAAAAGGATGTTGACGCGAATTTGGAGCAAATGCGTCTGGTGGAAAATATCAGACAAAAGGAACACGATGAACTTCGTCAAAGTGTGTCGGAAAAATCTTCGTTAATAAGCAATATGCGTGTTGAAATTGATAaactgcaacaacatcaagta CCGTCCTTCGAGTACGTTCCTGAAGCTGTCACTACAGAATCTGAATATATTAAACGCGAGGAACATGAACTCCAAGTTAAAGATCTAAAACGTCAGATGTCACAATTATTGGCCGAAAATCTTGAAATCAATGATATG aaaaaaacatatattgaTGAGATCAACTGTTTAAAGGTCAACCTGACAAGTGCAGAAGAACTTTTTAATGCAACGCGCGCCGAtgtcaataatttaaaagctaagGATCTTCAAAAAGATGAAGAAATTGCATATTTGAAGACACAAATCGATATTTATAGAAGAGATTTTGAAATGGAACGCGCTGATCGGGAAAAGAATGCCGGTGAGAAGGAGCAATATTTAGTAGATTTGCGAGCATTGCAAAGACGTAACCAAGAGCTCATCGAGGCTCTGGCTGAATCgcacaaaaatagtaaatctAGCTATACGCCGTCAACATCAGCTAGCACGAGCACTTTACGAGATGAGCAGAGACCGGTAAGG GTGTTGGATCCAACAGGCGCAGCTGCAAAGACAGCGGATACTGAATTCCGTTGTCCGATCTGCTCGAAATCATTTAACGCATTAACTGTTCTGCAAAGTCATGTTAATGACTGTCTGGATAAAAATtaa
- the LOC133841400 gene encoding origin recognition complex subunit 4, producing MPEAGQEVIKARRFLKDRLQRDYTTLRGYEAERSNVRQLLQRTAEMGESNSLLLIGPRGAGKTTLINSVLTDLLENMAFVDNTLIVHLDGNLHTDDRIALKSITVQMRLENAADGKVFGSFAENLAFLLQCLKAGDKKSKSVVFVLEEFDLFCAHHNQTLLYNLFDVSQSAQAPICVLGVTCRLDVIELLEKRVKSRFSHRQVFLFPSAHQFEEYAALFQELISIPSSKELKSNVDRIDSLELLKSEAFTFQRNHFDSVEYTFDKRFVDNWNKEISKLMKSPTVEKTLKMLYDFDVSQAFLKMFIFRLVAKIKREAPHITAELVAALATQYECDDKVDLLCGLSVLELCLIIAIKHHSTIYDRDPFNFEIVFGRFNKFAKVSSTMQGVERAIVLKAFEHLRIVELIMPLSNSGLGKVQKEFEMHKLALTYGQIQQAVQRYQALPTEVAQWAQSSLI from the exons ATGCCCGAGGCTGGACAGGAGGTAATTAAAGCACGTCGTTTCCTAAAGGATCGACTGCAACGCGACTACACTACCCTTCGTGGCTATGAAGCCGAGCGTTCCAATGTACGCCAACTACTTCAGCGCACAGCAGAAATGGGAGAATCAAATTCCTTGTTATTAATAGGACCGCGAGGAGCTGGTAAAACTACT CTCATTAATTCAGTGCTTACCGATCTGTTAGAAAACATGGCGTTTGTGGACAACACGCTTATTGTGCATCTCGATGGCAATCTCCACACAGACGATCGTATAGCCCTTAAATCCATTACAGTACAGATGCGCTTGGAGAATGCAGCCGATGGCAAAGTATTTGGATCTTTTGCTGAGAATCTTGCATTTTTGCTGCAGTGCCTAAAGGCGGGCGATAAGAAGTCCAAAAGCGTCGTTTTCGTATTGGAAGAGTTTGATCTATTTTGCGCACATCACAATCAAACCCTACTCTATAATCTCTTTGATGTATCACAGTCGGCACAAGCTCCGATTTGTGTCTTGGGCGTCACTTGTCGCCTGGACGTAATTGAGCTGCTCGAGAAACGCGTCAAATCCAGATTTTCACACAG GCAAGTATTTCTATTTCCCAGTGCCCATCAATTTGAGGAATACGCAGCGCTCTTTCAAGAGTTAATCAGCATACCAAGCAGCAAGGAGCTAAAGAGCAATGTGGATCGAATTGACAGTCTAGAACTGCTCAAATCTGAGGCATTCACCTTTCAACGCAATCATTTCGATAGCGTCGAGTATACATTTGATAAGAGATTTGTCGACAACTGGAACAAAGAGATTTCGAAGCTGATGAAGTCGCCAACTGTAGAGAAAACACTCAAAATGCTCTACGATTTTGATGTCAGTCAGGCGTTTCTAAAGATGTTCATCTTCCGCTTGGTGGCAAAGATAAAACGCGAGGCGCCACACATAACAGCTGAACTGGTGGCAGCATTGGCCACTCAATATGAATGCGATGATAAAGTGGATCTACTCTGCGGTCTCTCAGTACTGGAACTGTGTCTCATCATTGCCATCAAACATCATTCGACTATCTACGATCGCGATCCATTCAATTTCGAGATAGTTTTTGGACGCTTTAATAAGTTCGCCAAAGTCTCCAGCACAATGCAGGGAGTTGAACGTGCCATTGTGCTGAAAGCATTCGAGCATTTGCGCATCGTCGAGCTCATCATGCCGTTATCAAACAGTGGACTGGGCAAGGTTCAAAAAGAGTTCGAAATGCACAAATTGGCACTCACATACGGACAGATCCAGCAGGCGGTACAACGTTATCAGGCATTGCCCACAGAAGTCGCACAATGGGCGCAAAGTTCATTGATCTGA
- the LOC133844906 gene encoding uncharacterized protein LOC133844906 isoform X2 yields the protein MLLKIRHALLDITNQTAKQSVKQSAVIINNEIIISSGSILQPFVHPDGDGDRILHSLQQCKLVDVQDDTCDEGKVLRKLNYLVTFDRQRRPLTDRSAQQSGQVTHILTRYAAQPLYVFCAAEVSRNLHKILMNADSDSQDVLRSSFLVLTMRALKERESFKRFLQHIASYLRYLQPIHTLDDVLVMCSPFGLENFYKTISIGKVSNVMGSSLFGLSNALPLGCEGSAVFNNKLRLIGVIICTSFQREQENVNLTLAANFGYLLRDFMEQLGTPITMFNMSREPSNFSWERTIAVIESSGQQGTGTFIKVHNKRFILTCAHVVGQPNSKVLCRAIDREFHSDVIWCNPDENRPYDLALLTAPDDVPERHCVRLARNRATLGQTVYNAGFPYYVNFNFKYDFNPSIFQGRIIKCDHGAIMSDGSVQAGQSGGPMFDQNGNILGVCVSNIKHEDVVYPNINTAIPTFDIRQTLQEFARTSDVKVLSNLVASQDVRRVWSLEMPPIQSKL from the exons ATGTTGCTGAAAATTCGTCATGCATTGCTAGATATAACAAATCAAACTGCAAAACAGTCGGTCAAACAATCGGCAGTTATAATCAACAACGAGATCATCATCAGCTCAGGCAGCATCTTGCAGCCTTTTGTGCATCctgatggcgatggcgaccgAATTCTGCATAGCCTGCAACAATGCAAGCTAGTCGATGTACAGGATGACACCTGCGACGAGGGCAAAGTGCTgcgtaaattaaattatctggTGACCTTTGATCGTCAGCGTCGTCCACTAACAGATCGAAGTGCACAGCAATCTGGTCAAGTGACCCACATACTGACCCGCTATGCGGCGCAGCCTTTGTATGTCTTTTGTGCGGCAGAAGTGTCTCGAAATCTGCACAAGATCTTGATGAACGCCGACTCTGATAGCCAAGATGTTTTGCGCTCTAGTTTTCTGGTACTGACCATGAGAGCTCTAAAAGAGCGTGAATCCTTTAAGCGATTCCTGCAACACATCGCCAGTTATTTGCGCTACCTGCAGCCAATTCATACTCTGGACGATGTGCTGGTCATGTGTTCGCCTTTTGGCTTGGAAAATTTCTACAAAACCATTAGCATTGGCAAGGTGTCCAATGTAATGGGTAGCTCTCTATTTGGCTTATCCAACGCCTTGCCATTGGGCTGTGAGGGCTCAGCggtatttaataataaact TCGGTTAATTGGTGTTATTATATGCACATCATTCCAACGGGAACAAGAGAATGTTAATCTGACTTTGGCTGCCAATTTTGGTTATCTGTTACGTGATTTTATGGAGCAATTGGGCACGCCAATTACTATGTTTAATATGTCGCGGGAGCCATCGAATTTTTCTT GGGAACGCACCATCGCAGTCATTGAATCATCTGGTCAACAAGGCACTGGCACCTTTATAAAAGTGCATAACAAACGCTTTATTCTGACTTGTGCTCATGTCGTTGGACAG CCCAACTCGAAAGTGCTTTGTCGAGCTATTGATCGAGAATTTCATTCTGATGTTATTTGGTGCAATCCCGATGAGAATCGACCCTATGATTTAGCTCTGCTAACCGCTCCTGACGATGTGCCTGAACGCCATTGCGTTCGCTTGGCTCGCAATCGTGCTACTTTGGGACAAACCGTGTACAACGCTGGCTTTCCATACTATGTGAATTTCAACTTTAAGTACGATTTTAACCCGTCCATATTCCAAGGTCGCATTATTAAGTGCGATCACGGTGCAATAATGTCCGATGGCAGCGTGCAGGCTGGTCAAAGCGGTGGCCCAATGTTCGACCAGAATGGTAACATCCTTGGAGTTTGTGTGTCCAACATTAAGCATGAGGATGTCGTCTatccaaatataaatactgCGATTCCGACCTTTGATATCCGGCAAACTCTGCAGGAATTTGCCAGGACTAGTG ATGTAAAAGTGTTAAGCAATCTTGTTGCGAGCCAGGATGTCCGAAGAGTTTGGTCACTAGAAATGCCTCCCATTCAAAGCAAGCTTTAA
- the LOC133841402 gene encoding uncharacterized protein LOC133841402 — MRSINILAIAVLLLVGLLGNLSNADESPGFFLKITKNVPRLGKRTESFVMKNIKTIPRIGRSDQSTSVNPLLAWLWSSDLDVEQPQLSKRRLPSNGGNAANVERELNVVQPVNSNTLLELLDRNAIPTEHVKFVHWKDFDRALQADNDLYSKVIHLGRNPDQRLKQDLSYSSYIPIYGSNDEQGQDFMLYKDDRDLYSNAARYDRNFLQYNRL; from the exons ATGAGATCGATCAATATCCTGGCTATTGCAGTGCTGCTTCTAGTTGGCCTTCTTGGCAACTTAAGCAATGCCGATGAGAGTCCTGGCTTCTTTTTGAAGATCACTAAAAACGTGCCGCGCCTCGGCAAGCGCACAGAAAGCTTCGTCATGAAGAATATAAAGACCATACCTCGCATTGGACGAAGCGATCAA TCCACCTCTGTTAACCCACTTTTGGCCTGGCTCTGGAGCTCGGACTTGGATGTGGAGCAGCCGCAGCTCAGTAAGCGACGTCTGCCTTCGAACGGTGGCAACGCAGCCAATGTCGAACGTGAGTTAAACGTTGTGCAGCCAGTTAATTCGAATACACTGCTGGAGCTCTTGGATCGGAATGCCATACCAACTGAGCATGTCAAGTTTGTGCACTGGAAGGACTTTGATCGTGCCCTGCAAGCGGACAATGACCTATACTCGAAAGTTATTCACCTCGGACGTAATCCAGACCAACGTCTGAAGCAGGATCTCAGTTACAGCAGCTACATTCCCATTTACGGATCCAATGATGAGCAGGGTCAAGATTTTATGCTCTATAAGGATGATAGGGACTTGTATAGTAATGCTGCTCGCTACGATCGCAATTTCTTGCAGTACAATCGTTTGTAA
- the LOC133844908 gene encoding NF-kappa-B essential modulator isoform X2 — protein MAEEDSFVILGSSPLPSLYSHGNSLLHDALEYDGDENGETAVAATENTAAPVSLNQQNEIAELTKLNENSLPTTLPSEQNSLAASFLLGDVNPDVLKNSVYSQFPSLCSMQACAEDVVKLQTMMTEYVALKQTLDKVNNTMQGYYKITQKWREEASGREEAYKQKLQECQFQIDKLTEENRQLKKDVDANLEQMRLVENIRQKEHDELRQSVSEKSSLISNMRVEIDKLQQHQVPSFEYVPEAVTTESEYIKREEHELQVKDLKRQMSQLLAENLEINDMKKTYIDEINCLKVNLTSAEELFNATRADVNNLKAKDLQKDEEIAYLKTQIDIYRRDFEMERADREKNAGEKEQYLVDLRALQRRNQELIEALAESHKNSKSSYTPSTSASTSTLRDEQRPVLDPTGAAAKTADTEFRCPICSKSFNALTVLQSHVNDCLDKN, from the exons ATGGCGGAAGAGGATTCGTTCGTTATTTTAGGCAGTTCCCCTCTGCCGTCGCTTTACTCTCATGGAAATTCTCTTCTACACGATGCCCTGGAGTATGATGGAGATGAAAATGGAGAAACCGCAGTGGCTGCGACAGAGAATACAGCTGCTCCTGTCAGTTTGAATcaacaaaacgaaattgcGGAactaacaaaattaaatgaaaacagcCTACCCACAACTTTGCCATCAGAGCAAAATTCATTGGCTGCCAGCTTCCTCTTGGGCGATGTTAATCCTGATGTGCTTAAG AACAGCGTATACTCACAATTTCCCAGTCTTTGCTCTATGCAAGCTTGTGCCGAGGATGTTGTAAAACTACAAACAATGATGACCGAATATGTGGCTCTAAAAC AAACTTTGGATAAAGTTAATAATACGATGCAGGGATATTATAAAATTACCCAGAAGTGGCGAGAGGAAGCATCTGGAAGGGAAGAGGCATATAAACAAAAGCTACAGGAATGTCAATTCCAGATAGATAAATTAACTGAGGAAAACCGACAACTAAAAAAGGATGTTGACGCGAATTTGGAGCAAATGCGTCTGGTGGAAAATATCAGACAAAAGGAACACGATGAACTTCGTCAAAGTGTGTCGGAAAAATCTTCGTTAATAAGCAATATGCGTGTTGAAATTGATAaactgcaacaacatcaagta CCGTCCTTCGAGTACGTTCCTGAAGCTGTCACTACAGAATCTGAATATATTAAACGCGAGGAACATGAACTCCAAGTTAAAGATCTAAAACGTCAGATGTCACAATTATTGGCCGAAAATCTTGAAATCAATGATATG aaaaaaacatatattgaTGAGATCAACTGTTTAAAGGTCAACCTGACAAGTGCAGAAGAACTTTTTAATGCAACGCGCGCCGAtgtcaataatttaaaagctaagGATCTTCAAAAAGATGAAGAAATTGCATATTTGAAGACACAAATCGATATTTATAGAAGAGATTTTGAAATGGAACGCGCTGATCGGGAAAAGAATGCCGGTGAGAAGGAGCAATATTTAGTAGATTTGCGAGCATTGCAAAGACGTAACCAAGAGCTCATCGAGGCTCTGGCTGAATCgcacaaaaatagtaaatctAGCTATACGCCGTCAACATCAGCTAGCACGAGCACTTTACGAGATGAGCAGAGACCG GTGTTGGATCCAACAGGCGCAGCTGCAAAGACAGCGGATACTGAATTCCGTTGTCCGATCTGCTCGAAATCATTTAACGCATTAACTGTTCTGCAAAGTCATGTTAATGACTGTCTGGATAAAAATtaa
- the LOC133841401 gene encoding rhythmically expressed gene 5 protein codes for MTQVARVILACCLLSAVTIQMSSASAIPIWEFLSRNEKMSYLYSTFAQLVSVHCKSTVGGGQPVNQCKHNLLGYGYEKLQTFSDAQLEALDPYQRDANELIWSSIMRDHPSATLITTRKPQTVPTPPASSLIILTHQQPPQQNQQQQNPLFDGSSSGNIEHKHKYAMDMDMAYGYGGGEQSPAVQQSSELPVAAALTAEPPQTYLSGPLVIRLRPDGTPVEEDKNRPLPRDDDLETYRLAHGGNIGGNSNPRPNRHRKIATISALKQQHFAAIALQRELQPPHPQQVRRQFRQTQPQQQPQLQLQLQTQSHPQPLISSGYYYSKGQA; via the exons ATGACGCAAGTTGCAAGAGTGATCTTAGCCTGCTGCCTGCTCAGCGCTGTTACCATCCAAATGAGCTCAGCCTCGGCAATACCGATTTGGGAGTTTTTGTCGCGTAACGAAAAG ATGTCGTACCTCTACTCAACGTTCGCACAACTGGTTAGCGTGCACTGCAAGTCAACGGTGGGCGGTGGCCAACCCGTAAACCAATGCAAGCACAATCTGCTTGGTTATGGCTATGAGAAATTGCAAACATTCTCCGATGCGCAACTCGAGGCACTTGATCCGTATCAGCGCGATGCCAATGAGCTGA TCTGGTCATCGATTATGCGGGATCATCCCAGTGCAACGCTGATAACCACACGCAAGCCCCAAACGGTGCCCACACCTCCGGCCTCGTCGCTCATCATACTCACCCATCAGCAGCCACCGCAGCagaatcaacaacagcaaaatccTCTCTtcgatggcagcagcagcggcaacatcGAGCACAAGCACAAATACGCCATGGACATGGATATGGCCTATGGCTATGGCGGCGGTGAGCAGAGTCCAGCTGTCCAGCAGTCAAGTGAACTTCCCGTTGCCGCCGCCTTGACAGCTGAGCCACCACAGACGTATCTGAGCGGTCCGCTGGTGATTCGTCTACGTCCCGATGGCACACCCGTTGAGGAGGACAAAAACCGGCCGCTGCCGCGTGACGATGATCTGGAAACTTATCGTTTGGCGCACGGTGGCAACAtcggcggcaacagcaacccACGCCCGAACAGACATCGCAAGATTGCTACCATTAGCGCACTCAAGCAGCAACACTTTGCGGCCATTGCTCTGCAGAGAGAGCTGCAACCACCTCATCCTCAGCAAGTGCGACGTCAGTTCCGCCagacacagccacagcaacagccacagctacagctacagctacagacGCAATCCCATCCGCAGCCCCTCATCAGCTCTGGCTATTATTATAGCAAGGGGCAGGCGTAA
- the LOC133844906 gene encoding uncharacterized protein LOC133844906 isoform X1, whose product MLLKIRHALLDITNQTAKQSVKQSAVIINNEIIISSGSILQPFVHPDGDGDRILHSLQQCKLVDVQDDTCDEGKVLRKLNYLVTFDRQRRPLTDRSAQQSGQVTHILTRYAAQPLYVFCAAEVSRNLHKILMNADSDSQDVLRSSFLVLTMRALKERESFKRFLQHIASYLRYLQPIHTLDDVLVMCSPFGLENFYKTISIGKVSNVMGSSLFGLSNALPLGCEGSAVFNNKLRLIGVIICTSFQREQENVNLTLAANFGYLLRDFMEQLGTPITMFNMSREPSNFSWERTIAVIESSGQQGTGTFIKVHNKRFILTCAHVVGQCLQPNSKVLCRAIDREFHSDVIWCNPDENRPYDLALLTAPDDVPERHCVRLARNRATLGQTVYNAGFPYYVNFNFKYDFNPSIFQGRIIKCDHGAIMSDGSVQAGQSGGPMFDQNGNILGVCVSNIKHEDVVYPNINTAIPTFDIRQTLQEFARTSDVKVLSNLVASQDVRRVWSLEMPPIQSKL is encoded by the exons ATGTTGCTGAAAATTCGTCATGCATTGCTAGATATAACAAATCAAACTGCAAAACAGTCGGTCAAACAATCGGCAGTTATAATCAACAACGAGATCATCATCAGCTCAGGCAGCATCTTGCAGCCTTTTGTGCATCctgatggcgatggcgaccgAATTCTGCATAGCCTGCAACAATGCAAGCTAGTCGATGTACAGGATGACACCTGCGACGAGGGCAAAGTGCTgcgtaaattaaattatctggTGACCTTTGATCGTCAGCGTCGTCCACTAACAGATCGAAGTGCACAGCAATCTGGTCAAGTGACCCACATACTGACCCGCTATGCGGCGCAGCCTTTGTATGTCTTTTGTGCGGCAGAAGTGTCTCGAAATCTGCACAAGATCTTGATGAACGCCGACTCTGATAGCCAAGATGTTTTGCGCTCTAGTTTTCTGGTACTGACCATGAGAGCTCTAAAAGAGCGTGAATCCTTTAAGCGATTCCTGCAACACATCGCCAGTTATTTGCGCTACCTGCAGCCAATTCATACTCTGGACGATGTGCTGGTCATGTGTTCGCCTTTTGGCTTGGAAAATTTCTACAAAACCATTAGCATTGGCAAGGTGTCCAATGTAATGGGTAGCTCTCTATTTGGCTTATCCAACGCCTTGCCATTGGGCTGTGAGGGCTCAGCggtatttaataataaact TCGGTTAATTGGTGTTATTATATGCACATCATTCCAACGGGAACAAGAGAATGTTAATCTGACTTTGGCTGCCAATTTTGGTTATCTGTTACGTGATTTTATGGAGCAATTGGGCACGCCAATTACTATGTTTAATATGTCGCGGGAGCCATCGAATTTTTCTT GGGAACGCACCATCGCAGTCATTGAATCATCTGGTCAACAAGGCACTGGCACCTTTATAAAAGTGCATAACAAACGCTTTATTCTGACTTGTGCTCATGTCGTTGGACAG TGCTTGCAGCCCAACTCGAAAGTGCTTTGTCGAGCTATTGATCGAGAATTTCATTCTGATGTTATTTGGTGCAATCCCGATGAGAATCGACCCTATGATTTAGCTCTGCTAACCGCTCCTGACGATGTGCCTGAACGCCATTGCGTTCGCTTGGCTCGCAATCGTGCTACTTTGGGACAAACCGTGTACAACGCTGGCTTTCCATACTATGTGAATTTCAACTTTAAGTACGATTTTAACCCGTCCATATTCCAAGGTCGCATTATTAAGTGCGATCACGGTGCAATAATGTCCGATGGCAGCGTGCAGGCTGGTCAAAGCGGTGGCCCAATGTTCGACCAGAATGGTAACATCCTTGGAGTTTGTGTGTCCAACATTAAGCATGAGGATGTCGTCTatccaaatataaatactgCGATTCCGACCTTTGATATCCGGCAAACTCTGCAGGAATTTGCCAGGACTAGTG ATGTAAAAGTGTTAAGCAATCTTGTTGCGAGCCAGGATGTCCGAAGAGTTTGGTCACTAGAAATGCCTCCCATTCAAAGCAAGCTTTAA